In Silene latifolia isolate original U9 population chromosome 3, ASM4854445v1, whole genome shotgun sequence, a single window of DNA contains:
- the LOC141648051 gene encoding uncharacterized protein LOC141648051 isoform X2: MSVAYSFSKEEMAIDPSLGYPRAYAKLCKDTSITPYTNGPPFTFTPYTLHSNEGSRAKELEEMFPIIDQEGKPTAKTRIFISILWKQLNHLGNAGFDPAMFRVDPYGNVLYFHADSASPLAWAIDHWFPCSRGGLTVPSNLRILQWQVCKRKQKQLEFLVPWWDLQLGISINQFLSIFASVNSDFRHRAFRWLFSAGENEELNDLQTVDSHNFPQPFIKSKDQLGLAPAAVVRSRKDSADASSSTLRSLDFNRQSRPNTPTIIAAKKYKDSGLKENEMPDMVTNPYQAIVMARDSLKQREESNKMKMEIQRLDDEVNEFKLKNEEEKMTIQELELALIKRRRRAEKCRKLAEAQSAHRAMLQKMINNAMHQSVVYKEQVRLNQAATNTLMARLEAQIALSNSAEKELYLKFKQRDELEKQIRPKLEPARKRSRTEDDAFLEEKEDRTLIYLPRIKSTKHLHKELRAFLEEEQKLSEAALSMIEEEENTEKLGIVERHDERENAGLNISFPFSKDNQVEEDEELRKKRGKSNVEKWMQMLLENTEGEEDLSPLKLAETPGTSSKTDEIIKMLNEKYPQKDIKVLRLPSSTPKHHENDLKNEKSEIEPRNPRSMSTPRRSISCETDIIGKGGEVRKSFGGGKEIFDKNGKGKGIARCESARSLRHFPSSPSKILNMSKGVDCLRKKPLVFDDEDEYRDENRAPGHNILKSPFKNIKKAVKR; encoded by the exons CCCCCCTTTCACTTTCACCCCTTATACTTTACATTCTAATGAG GGTTCAAGAGCAAAGGAATTAGAGGAAATGTTCCCAATAATTGATCAGGAAGGAAAGCCTACAGCCAAGACAAGAATCTTTATCAGTATACTTTGGAAACAACTTAACCATCTTGG CAATGCCGGGTTTGATCCGGCAATGTTCCGAGTTGATCCTTATGGGAATGTGTTATACTTCCATGCTGATTCGGCTTCCCCTCTCGCTTGGGCTATTGATCACTGGTTCCCTTGTTCAA GGGGAGGATTGACTGTACCAAGCAATCTAAGGATACTGCAATGGCAAGTATGCAAGAGGAAACAAAAGCAATTGGAATTTCTAGTTCCGTGGTGGGATTTGCAGCTTGGCATCTCCATCAACCAGTTCTTGTCTATCTTTGCTTCTGTTAACTCAGATTTCAG GCACAGGGCCTTTAGATGGTTGTTTTCAGCAGGAGAGAATGAAGAATTGAATGATCTACAAACTGTAGACTCCCACAATTTCCCTCAACCCTTTATCAAGTCCAAAGACCAACTAGGTCTTGCTCCTGCTGCTGTTGTCAGGAGTCGAAAGGACTCTGCCGATGCCTCTTCTTCAACTTTGAGATCCCTTGATTTTAACCGGCAATCAAGGCCTAACACACCTACTATCATAG CAGCAAAGAAATATAAGGATAGTGGGTTGAAGGAAAATGAAATGCCTGACATGGTTACCAACCCATATCAGGCTATAGTTATGGCAAGAGATTCCCTTAAGCAAAGAGAAGAATCTAACAAGATGAAGATGGAAATCCAAAGGCTCGATGATGAAGTAAATGAGTTTAAGCTGAAGAATGAGGAAGAAAAGATGACCATTCAAGAATTGGAACTGGCACTGATTAAACGTAGAAGACGGGCTGAAAAGTGTCGTAAGCTAGCTGAGGCACAATCTGCTCACAGGGCCATGCTGCAGAAAATGATCAATAATGCTATGCACCA GAGTGTTGTTTACAAGGAACAAGTGAGACTCAACCAAGCAGCAACAAATACACTTATGGCAAGACTTGAAGCACAGATAGCTCTATCCAACTCAGCCGAGAAAGAGCTATACTTAAAGTTCAAGCAGAGGGATGAGCTTGAgaaacaaataagaccgaaattggAACCAGCAAGAAAGAGATCAAGGACCGAAGATGATGCATTTTTAGAAGAAAAAGAGGACAGAACTCTTATATATTTACCAAGGATAAAAAGTACAAAACATCTTCACAAGGAACTTAGGGCATTTTTAGAAGAGGAACAGAAATTATCGGAAGCAGCCCTTTCAATGattgaagaagaagaaaataCCGAAAAATTAGGGATAGTTGAACGGCATGATGAACGTGAAAATGCTGGTTTAAACATCAGCTTTCCATTTTCTAAAGACAACCAAGTAGAAGAAGATGAGGAATTGAGAAAGAAGAGAGGTAAGAGTAATGTCGAGAAATGGATGCAAATGTTGCTTGAAAATACAGAAGGAGAAGAGGATTTAAGCCCTCTTAAACTAGCAGAAACCCCAGGAACAAGCAGCAAAACTGATGAAATCATCAAAATGCTCAATGAGAAGTACCCACAGAAGGATATAAAAgtattgagacttccaagttctacCCCAAAACACCATGAAAATGATTTAAAAAATGAGAAATCGGAGATTGAACCCAGAAACCCGAGGTCAATGAGCACTCCTAGGAGATCGATTTCATGTGAGACCGATATTATAGGTAAAGGAGGAGAAGTAAGGAAGAGTTTCGGAGGAGGCAAGGAAATATTCGACAAGAATGGGAAGGGTAAAGGAATTGCAAGGTGTGAGAGTGCTAGGTCTTTACGGCATTTCCCTTCTTCCCCTTCAAAGATATTGAATATGAGTAAGGGAGTTGATTGCTTAAGAAAGAAACCTCTTGTTttcgatgatgaagatgagtatagAGACGAGAATCGAGCACCTGGACATAACATCCTTAAATCTCCATTCAAGAACATCAAGAAAGCTGTCAAGAGATAA
- the LOC141648051 gene encoding uncharacterized protein LOC141648051 isoform X1, whose product MSVAYSFSKEEMAIDPSLGYPRAYAKLCKDTSITPYTNGPPFTFTPYTLHSNEGSRAKELEEMFPIIDQEGKPTAKTRIFISILWKQLNHLGNAGFDPAMFRVDPYGNVLYFHADSASPLAWAIDHWFPCSRGGLTVPSNLRILQWQVCKRKQKQLEFLVPWWDLQLGISINQFLSIFASVNSDFRHRAFRWLFSAGENEELNDLQTVDSHNFPQPFIKSKDQLGLAPAAVVRSRKDSADASSSTLRSLDFNRQSRPNTPTIIAAAKKYKDSGLKENEMPDMVTNPYQAIVMARDSLKQREESNKMKMEIQRLDDEVNEFKLKNEEEKMTIQELELALIKRRRRAEKCRKLAEAQSAHRAMLQKMINNAMHQSVVYKEQVRLNQAATNTLMARLEAQIALSNSAEKELYLKFKQRDELEKQIRPKLEPARKRSRTEDDAFLEEKEDRTLIYLPRIKSTKHLHKELRAFLEEEQKLSEAALSMIEEEENTEKLGIVERHDERENAGLNISFPFSKDNQVEEDEELRKKRGKSNVEKWMQMLLENTEGEEDLSPLKLAETPGTSSKTDEIIKMLNEKYPQKDIKVLRLPSSTPKHHENDLKNEKSEIEPRNPRSMSTPRRSISCETDIIGKGGEVRKSFGGGKEIFDKNGKGKGIARCESARSLRHFPSSPSKILNMSKGVDCLRKKPLVFDDEDEYRDENRAPGHNILKSPFKNIKKAVKR is encoded by the exons CCCCCCTTTCACTTTCACCCCTTATACTTTACATTCTAATGAG GGTTCAAGAGCAAAGGAATTAGAGGAAATGTTCCCAATAATTGATCAGGAAGGAAAGCCTACAGCCAAGACAAGAATCTTTATCAGTATACTTTGGAAACAACTTAACCATCTTGG CAATGCCGGGTTTGATCCGGCAATGTTCCGAGTTGATCCTTATGGGAATGTGTTATACTTCCATGCTGATTCGGCTTCCCCTCTCGCTTGGGCTATTGATCACTGGTTCCCTTGTTCAA GGGGAGGATTGACTGTACCAAGCAATCTAAGGATACTGCAATGGCAAGTATGCAAGAGGAAACAAAAGCAATTGGAATTTCTAGTTCCGTGGTGGGATTTGCAGCTTGGCATCTCCATCAACCAGTTCTTGTCTATCTTTGCTTCTGTTAACTCAGATTTCAG GCACAGGGCCTTTAGATGGTTGTTTTCAGCAGGAGAGAATGAAGAATTGAATGATCTACAAACTGTAGACTCCCACAATTTCCCTCAACCCTTTATCAAGTCCAAAGACCAACTAGGTCTTGCTCCTGCTGCTGTTGTCAGGAGTCGAAAGGACTCTGCCGATGCCTCTTCTTCAACTTTGAGATCCCTTGATTTTAACCGGCAATCAAGGCCTAACACACCTACTATCATAG CAGCAGCAAAGAAATATAAGGATAGTGGGTTGAAGGAAAATGAAATGCCTGACATGGTTACCAACCCATATCAGGCTATAGTTATGGCAAGAGATTCCCTTAAGCAAAGAGAAGAATCTAACAAGATGAAGATGGAAATCCAAAGGCTCGATGATGAAGTAAATGAGTTTAAGCTGAAGAATGAGGAAGAAAAGATGACCATTCAAGAATTGGAACTGGCACTGATTAAACGTAGAAGACGGGCTGAAAAGTGTCGTAAGCTAGCTGAGGCACAATCTGCTCACAGGGCCATGCTGCAGAAAATGATCAATAATGCTATGCACCA GAGTGTTGTTTACAAGGAACAAGTGAGACTCAACCAAGCAGCAACAAATACACTTATGGCAAGACTTGAAGCACAGATAGCTCTATCCAACTCAGCCGAGAAAGAGCTATACTTAAAGTTCAAGCAGAGGGATGAGCTTGAgaaacaaataagaccgaaattggAACCAGCAAGAAAGAGATCAAGGACCGAAGATGATGCATTTTTAGAAGAAAAAGAGGACAGAACTCTTATATATTTACCAAGGATAAAAAGTACAAAACATCTTCACAAGGAACTTAGGGCATTTTTAGAAGAGGAACAGAAATTATCGGAAGCAGCCCTTTCAATGattgaagaagaagaaaataCCGAAAAATTAGGGATAGTTGAACGGCATGATGAACGTGAAAATGCTGGTTTAAACATCAGCTTTCCATTTTCTAAAGACAACCAAGTAGAAGAAGATGAGGAATTGAGAAAGAAGAGAGGTAAGAGTAATGTCGAGAAATGGATGCAAATGTTGCTTGAAAATACAGAAGGAGAAGAGGATTTAAGCCCTCTTAAACTAGCAGAAACCCCAGGAACAAGCAGCAAAACTGATGAAATCATCAAAATGCTCAATGAGAAGTACCCACAGAAGGATATAAAAgtattgagacttccaagttctacCCCAAAACACCATGAAAATGATTTAAAAAATGAGAAATCGGAGATTGAACCCAGAAACCCGAGGTCAATGAGCACTCCTAGGAGATCGATTTCATGTGAGACCGATATTATAGGTAAAGGAGGAGAAGTAAGGAAGAGTTTCGGAGGAGGCAAGGAAATATTCGACAAGAATGGGAAGGGTAAAGGAATTGCAAGGTGTGAGAGTGCTAGGTCTTTACGGCATTTCCCTTCTTCCCCTTCAAAGATATTGAATATGAGTAAGGGAGTTGATTGCTTAAGAAAGAAACCTCTTGTTttcgatgatgaagatgagtatagAGACGAGAATCGAGCACCTGGACATAACATCCTTAAATCTCCATTCAAGAACATCAAGAAAGCTGTCAAGAGATAA